A stretch of Heptranchias perlo isolate sHepPer1 chromosome 1, sHepPer1.hap1, whole genome shotgun sequence DNA encodes these proteins:
- the LOC137329435 gene encoding uncharacterized protein isoform X3 gives MDGEVSNLVSLPDVSADILQKVSVKENKGLSQELEELHIKSVCQKNGIPVWRPKAGLECKSQEMKGQTKKEQESTLDSDLELQRTCIISRGEDENELEDEDGADYSGSDLSDYDFSLPPEATQMSGMGVELFSEKEDWEKELDEACPYGKCCIGDALKNTGDSATVSLHHFKQAPNL, from the exons ATGGATGGTGAGGTCAGTAACCTTGTGTCACTGCCAGATGTCAGTGCAGACATTCTGCAAAAG GTTTCAGTTAAAGAGAATAAAGGATTATCTCAAGAACTTGAAGAGTTGCATATTAAATCAGTTTGCCAGAAAAATGGAATACCTGTATGGAGGCCTAAA GCTGGACTTGAATGCAAGTCCCAAGAGATGAAAG gacagACAAAGAAAGAACAGGAAAGTACTCTTGATTCAGATTTGGAACTGCAGCGCACCTGCATCATCTCCAGAGGAGAGGATGAAAATGAGCTAGAGGATGAAGATGGAGCTGATTATTCGGGTAGTGACCTGAGTGATTATGACTTTTCTCTGCCCCCAGAGGCCACCCAAATGTCTGGAATGGGTGTTGAGCTATTTTCTGAGAAAGAGGACTGGGAGAAAGAACTTGATGAAGCTTGCCCCTACG GTAAGTGCTGTATTGGGGATGCGCTGAAGAATACAGGTGATTCAGCCACTGTTTCACTGCACCATTTCAAGCAAGCCCCAAATTTGTGA
- the LOC137329435 gene encoding coordinator of PRMT5 and differentiation stimulator-like isoform X1, with the protein MDGEVSNLVSLPDVSADILQKVSVKENKGLSQELEELHIKSVCQKNGIPVWRPKAGLECKSQEMKGQTKKEQESTLDSDLELQRTCIISRGEDENELEDEDGADYSGSDLSDYDFSLPPEATQMSGMGVELFSEKEDWEKELDEACPYDEDDLEIIVRKGCCEVQLVWQDGETYNPSCDHAPSLRANIVEIPTVQGQFDDADE; encoded by the exons ATGGATGGTGAGGTCAGTAACCTTGTGTCACTGCCAGATGTCAGTGCAGACATTCTGCAAAAG GTTTCAGTTAAAGAGAATAAAGGATTATCTCAAGAACTTGAAGAGTTGCATATTAAATCAGTTTGCCAGAAAAATGGAATACCTGTATGGAGGCCTAAA GCTGGACTTGAATGCAAGTCCCAAGAGATGAAAG gacagACAAAGAAAGAACAGGAAAGTACTCTTGATTCAGATTTGGAACTGCAGCGCACCTGCATCATCTCCAGAGGAGAGGATGAAAATGAGCTAGAGGATGAAGATGGAGCTGATTATTCGGGTAGTGACCTGAGTGATTATGACTTTTCTCTGCCCCCAGAGGCCACCCAAATGTCTGGAATGGGTGTTGAGCTATTTTCTGAGAAAGAGGACTGGGAGAAAGAACTTGATGAAGCTTGCCCCTACG ATGAAGATGACCTAGAAATAATTGTTAGAAAAGGTTGTTGCGAAGTACAGCTTGTTTGGCAGGATGGCGAGACTTACAACCCGAGCTGTGATCATGCTCCCTCATTAAGAGCAAATATAGTAGAAATTCCCACTGTGCAGGGACAGTTTGATGATGCTGATGAATAA
- the LOC137329435 gene encoding coordinator of PRMT5 and differentiation stimulator-like isoform X2, which produces MDGEVSNLVSLPDVSADILQKVSVKENKGLSQELEELHIKSVCQKNGIPVWRPKVGQTKKEQESTLDSDLELQRTCIISRGEDENELEDEDGADYSGSDLSDYDFSLPPEATQMSGMGVELFSEKEDWEKELDEACPYDEDDLEIIVRKGCCEVQLVWQDGETYNPSCDHAPSLRANIVEIPTVQGQFDDADE; this is translated from the exons ATGGATGGTGAGGTCAGTAACCTTGTGTCACTGCCAGATGTCAGTGCAGACATTCTGCAAAAG GTTTCAGTTAAAGAGAATAAAGGATTATCTCAAGAACTTGAAGAGTTGCATATTAAATCAGTTTGCCAGAAAAATGGAATACCTGTATGGAGGCCTAAAGTAG gacagACAAAGAAAGAACAGGAAAGTACTCTTGATTCAGATTTGGAACTGCAGCGCACCTGCATCATCTCCAGAGGAGAGGATGAAAATGAGCTAGAGGATGAAGATGGAGCTGATTATTCGGGTAGTGACCTGAGTGATTATGACTTTTCTCTGCCCCCAGAGGCCACCCAAATGTCTGGAATGGGTGTTGAGCTATTTTCTGAGAAAGAGGACTGGGAGAAAGAACTTGATGAAGCTTGCCCCTACG ATGAAGATGACCTAGAAATAATTGTTAGAAAAGGTTGTTGCGAAGTACAGCTTGTTTGGCAGGATGGCGAGACTTACAACCCGAGCTGTGATCATGCTCCCTCATTAAGAGCAAATATAGTAGAAATTCCCACTGTGCAGGGACAGTTTGATGATGCTGATGAATAA